A window from Physeter macrocephalus isolate SW-GA chromosome 11, ASM283717v5, whole genome shotgun sequence encodes these proteins:
- the NYNRIN gene encoding protein NYNRIN: MLLSGGDPPAQEWFMVQTKSKPRVQRQRLQVQRIFRVKLNAFQSRPDTPYFWLQLEGPRENMGRAKEYLKGLCSPELWKEVRYPVALHCAFLGAQGLFLDCLCWSTLAYLVPGPPGSLMVGGLTESFIMTQNWLEELVGRLRWGPAPLLTPRGIWEAEVTRAFGALVWIRGDQYAGDLLQLPAAVQELLLSLVRDAAGKEDIIQWLGCMGTSDSRLDPELLICPTHQQKEGPAMVSMGDGPGPFLEMGSPENSKRLTSLGAMGALIPGQNTQLETANQLVRVGSSNQGGTDSACEEGSVQASSSQDPADRTQASSQQRQARRGEDTLPLQPPVSALSVCSPWKSWTPGPAFGPLWPGTIAATFWRINELHSLHLAWLLSQACFSFPFWQRPLGPIQFKLPGQNPLPLNLGWKQKELVPLPSVESPDCRPDGGPGGEAALQNCPRPETPKKVMSLLVVSGGSGVKDKASPGLPQIGPPLTSTPQLQAGSEPGDRGNMQWDCKEPEERPFPGPSTGQGVPTAQGRPATQGGLTAPSGPEPQTVPETLKVPMAAAVPTAQTPPTNPVLPEAPKVPETQIMPAVHEEPAAPKVPLAPTKPAAQVVPTAQKAAVGELAPAAQMVPAAPQTPTTQKRHAAKTSPAGPQTPRAQTGTTAKTGSTAPKAPAAPKAPAAPKAPAAPKTCRALKMPAAQKAPTDPGPTLDAAKFPSEGQPSSRGSASFLKGQGEAGRQGPQSSGTLAPSSKRQPQVEGLLGAWEGVPRQPPRHPQTNSTVTSFQRYHEALNTPFELNLSEEPGNQELRRVVIDGSSVAMVHGLQHFFSCRGIAMAVQYFWNRGHREVTVFVPTWQLKKNRRVRESHFLTKLHSLKMLSITPSQLENGKKITTYDYRFMVKLAEETDGIIVTNEQLHVLMNNSKKLMVKDRLLPFTFAGNLFMVPDDPLGRDGPTLDEFLKKPNRLDTDIGNFLKAWKTLPPSPASVSELSENADPGPPESLRNVEEVREEKEERQDEEQREGQEMQKPAEKENDLHSSLMSVFRAECSSLSEEILRCLSLHDPQDEALDIDLLPAVPSPSLGIPWDGKAPCQQVLAQLAQLTIPGNFTALSFFVGFMDSHRDVIPDYEALVGPLHRLLKQKPDWQWAREHGKAFLALKRALVSALCLTAPDPQLPFRLEVTVSQVALTAVVYQERSGRKHPVAYTSKPLLPDEESEGPQSGGDSPYAMAWALKHFSRCIGDTPVVLGLSYASRTTVDPGAWDSRRVAKAWLIRWSLLVQDKGKRALELTLLQGLLGENRLLTPAASMPRFFQVLPPFSDLSTFVCIHMSGYCFYREDEWCAGFGLYVLSPTSPPVSLSFSCSPYTPTYAHLAAVACGLERFGQSHLPVVFLTHCNWIFSLLWELLPLWRARGFLSSDGAPLPHPSLLSYIIALTSGLSSLPFIYRTSYRGSLFAVTVDTLAKQGAQGGGQWWNLPNDVPVPVVSPRTAGKRPNLLALQLSDGTLADIIAKLQAGQKLSSSSPFSSAFNSLSLDKESGLLMFKGDKRPRVWVVPRQLRRDLIFAVHDLPMGAHRRPEETYKKLRLLGWWPGMQEHVRDYCRSCLFCIPRNLIGSELKVIESLWPLRSTAPWSNLQIEVVGPVTVSEEGHKHVLIVADPNTRWVEAFPLKPYTHMAVAQVLLQHLFARWGVPVRLEAAQGPQFARHVLVSCGLALGAQVASLSRDLQFPCLTSSGAYWEFKRALKEFIFLHGKKWAASLPLLHLAFRASSSQATPFQILTGGEERLTEPLWWEMSSANIEGLKMDVFLLQLMGELLELHWRVAEKTSEKAENRRFKRESQEKEWNVGDQVLLLSLPRNGSSAKWVGPFYIGDRLSLSLYRVWGFPTPEKLGCIYPSSLMKTFAKSGTPLSFKVLEQ, from the exons GAGTATCTGAAGGGCCTGTGCAGCCCGGAGCTGTGGAAGGAGGTCCGCTACCCGGTGGCCCTGCACTGCGCCTTCCTTGGGGCCCAGGGCCTCTTCTTGGACTGCCTGTGCTGGAGCACGCTGGCCTACCTGGTGCCTGGCCCGCCGGGCTCCCTGATGGTGGGCGGGCTGACCGAGTCTTTCATCATGACCCAGAACTGGCTGGAGGAGCTGGTAGGGCGGCTGCGCTGGGGCCCTGCCCCTCTGCTCACCCCCCGGGGCATCTGGGAAGCCGAGGTGACCCGGGCTTTTGGGGCTCTGGTCTGGATCCGTGGTGACCAATATGCAGGGGACCTGCTGCAGCTGCCCGCAGCGGTCCAGGAACTGCTGCTGAGCCTGGTGCGGGATGCTGCGGGCAAGGAGGACATCATCCAGTGGCTCGGCTGCATGGGCACGTCCGACTCCCGCTTGGACCCCGAGCTCCTGATCTGTCCAACCCACCAGCAGAAGGAAGGTCCAGCCATGGTGTCCATGGGAGATGGTCCTGGGCCTTTTCTGGAGATGGGGAGCCCAGAAAATTCAAAGAGGTTAACCAGCCTAGGAGCCATGGGGGCCCTAATCCCAGGCCAGAACACTCAGCTGGAGACAGCAAACCAGCTGGTACG GGTTGGTTCCAGCAACCAAGGTGGTACGGACAGTGCTTGTGAGGAAGGGTCAGTACAAGCCAGCAGCAGCCAGGACCCCGCGGACCGCACACAAGCCTCTTCCCAGCAGCGGCAGGCCCGGAGGGGGGAAGACACGctccctctccagcctccagTATCAGCCCTGAGTGTGTGCTCGCCCTGGAAGTCCTGGACCCCGGGGCCAGCCTTTGGGCCCCTGTGGCCAGGGACTATTGCTGCAACCTTCTGGAGGATCAATGAACTGCATTCTCTCCACCTGGCCTGGCTCCTGTCCCAGGCTTGCTTCAGTTTCCCTTTCTGGCAGAGGCCACTGGGCCCCATTCAGTTCAAGCTGCCAGGGCAGAATCCTTTGCCCTTAAATCTGGGTTGGAAACAGAAGGAGCTGGTTCCTTTGCCCAGTGTGGAAAGCCCAGATTGTAGACCAGATGGGGGGCCAGGAGGAGAGGCAGCCCTACAGAATTGCCCAAGGCCAGAGACCCCTAAAAAAGTAATGAGTTTATTGGTGGTCTCAGGAGGCTCAGGGGTAAAGGACAAGGCTAGCCCAGGACTTCCACAGATAGGGCCACCTTTGACCTCTACACCCCAACTCCAAGCTGGAAGTGAGCCGGGGGATCGAGGAAATATGCAGTGGGATTGTAAGGAACCAGAAGAGAGGCCGTTTCCAGGGCCCTCCACAGGGCAAGGGGTGCCTACTGCTCAGGGGAGGCCCGCCACTCAAGGGGGGCTGACAGCTCCTTCAGGACCTGAACCTCAAACAGTGCCTGAAACTCTCAAAGTGCCCATGGCTGCAGCAGTGCCCACAGCTCAAACCCCACCCACAAATCCCGTGCTGCCCGAAGCCCCCAAAGTGCCTGAAACCCAGATTATGCCAGCGGTCCATGAAGAGCCTGCAGCCCCCAAAGTGCCTTTGGCTCCAACAAAGCCAGCAGCTCAAGTGGTGCCCACAGCACAAAAGGCAGCTGTGGGTGAACTGGCACCAGCGGCTCAAATGGTGCCTGCAGCTCCCCAAACTCCCACAACTCAGAAAAGGCATGCAGCAAAAACATCACCTGCAGGTCCCCAAACACCCAGAGCCCAGACTGGGACTACAGCTAAAACAGGATCTACAGCTCCCAAAGCACCTGCAGCTCCTAAAGCCCCTGCAGCCCCCAAAGCACCTGCAGCTCCCAAAACTTGCAGAGCTCTGAAAATGCCTGCAGCTCAGAAGGCACCCACAGATCCAGGGCCAACCCTGGATGCAGCCAAATTCCCAAGTGAGGGCCAGCCTTCGTCAAGGGGCAGTGCTTCCTTCCTGAAGGGCCAGGGGGAAGCTGGAAGGCAAGGGCCCCAGTCCAGTGGCACTTTGGCTCCCAGTAGTAAGCGCCAACCTCAGGTGGAGGGGCTTCTAGGGGCTTGGGAGGGGGTTCCGAGGCAGCCGCCTCGCCACCCACAGACGAACAGCACAGTAACCAGCTTCCAGAGGTACCACGAGGCCCTGAATACACCCTTTGAGCTGAACCTGTCAGAAGAACCGGGGAACCAGGAGTTGAGGCGAGTGGTCATTGACGGCAGCAGCGTGGCCATGGT GCACGGCCTCCAGCACTTCTTCTCCTGCCGGGGCATTGCCATGGCAGTGCAGTACTTCTGGAACCGGGGACACCGAGAGGTCACTGTGTTTGTACCCACCTGGCAGCTTAAGAAGAACCGGAGGGTGAGAG AGAGCCACTTTCTGACGAAGCTACACTCCCTCAAGATGCTTTCAATCACCCCCTCTCAGCTCGAGAACGGCAAGAAGATCACTACCTACGATTATAG gTTCATGGTAAAGCTGGCGGAAGAGACAGATGGCATCATCGTCACCAACGAGCAGCTCCACGTCCTGATGAATAATTCCAAGAAACTTATGGTCAAAGATCG CCTGCTGCCCTTCACTTTTGCGGGGAATCTCTTCATGGTGCCCGACGATCCTCTGGGCCGTGATGGCCCCACTCTGGATGAGTTTCTGAAGAAGCCAAACAG GTTGGACACTGACATTGGCAACTTCCTGAAGGCGTGGAAGacccttcctcccagccctgccagtGTCTCTGAGCTGAGTGAGAATGCTGACCCTGGGCCCCCGGAGAGTCTGCGGAATGTGGAAGAAgtcagggaggagaaggaggagaggcaggacgaggagcagagagaggggcAGGAGATGCAGAAGCCGGCCGAGAAGGAGAACGACCTGCACTCTTCGCTGATGTCCGTGTTCAGGGCTGAGTGCTCTTCCCTCTCAGAGGAAATACTCCGGTGCCTCAGCCTGCACGACCCCCAGGATGAAGCCCTCGACATCGATCTCCTGCCGGCGGTACCTTCTCCCTCCCTGGGCATCCCCTGGGATGGGAAGGCTCCCTGCCAGCAGGTTCTTGCCCAGCTGGCCCAGCTGACCATCCCCGGCAACTTCACCGCGCTCTCCTTCTTCGTGGGATTCATGGACTCCCACCGGGACGTCATCCCTGACTATGAAGCCCTTGTGGGGCCCCTGCACAGGCTCCTCAAGCAGAAGCCGGACTGGCAATGGGCCCGGGAGCATGGGAAGGCCTTCCTGGCCCTGAAGCGAGCTCTGGTGTCCGCCCTCTGCCTGACGGCCCCCGACCCCCAGCTGCCCTTCCGCCTGGAGGTGACGGTGAGCCAAGTGGCCCTGACGGCTGTTGTGTACCAGGAGCGCTCAGGGAGAAAGCACCCCGTAGCCTATACCTCGAAACCCCTCCTCCCCGACGAGGAGAGTGAGGGCCCGCAGTCAGGGGGAGACAGCCCCTATGCCATGGCCTGGGCCCTCAAGCATTTTTCCCGCTGCATTGGAGACACCCCAGTGGTCCTGGGCCTTTCCTATGCCTCCCGGACCACTGTGGACCCTGGGGCATGGGACAGCCGCAGGGTGGCCAAAGCATGGTTGATCAGATGGTCCCTCTTGGTACAGGACAAGGGCAAGAGGGCACTGGAATTGACCCTTCTCCAGGGCCTGCTAGGGGAAAACCGGCTGCTGACTCCTGCGGCTTCCATGCCTCGTTTTTTCCAGGTTCTGCCTCCTTTTTCCGACCTGTCCACTTTTGTCTGCATCCACATGTCGGGGTATTGCTTTTACCGGGAGGATGAGTGGTGTGCTGGCTTCGGTCTCTATGTTCTGTCTCCCACCAGCCCCCctgtctccctttccttctcttgctcCCCTTACACCCCGACCTATGCCCACCTGGCGGCCGTGGCCTGTGGCCTGGAGCGCTTTGGCCAGTCCCACCTGCCCGTGGTTTTCCTCACGCACTGCAACTGGATCTTCAGCCTCCTCTGGGAGCTCCTGCCCCTCTGGAGGGCTCGGGGCTTCCTCTCCTCCGACGGGGCTCCTCTACCTCACCCAAGCCTGCTCTCCTACATCATAGCCCTCACCTCCGGTCTCTCATCCCTTCCATTTATCTACCGAACCTCCTACCGGGGCTCCCTGTTTGCTGTGACGGTGGACACCCTGGCCAAGCAGGGTGCCCAGGGGGGCGGCCAGTGGTGGAATTTGCCAAACGATGTGCCAGTCCCTGTGGTGTCTCCCCGTACCGCGGGCAAGAGGCCCAACTTGCTGGCATTACAGCTGAGCGACGGCACCCTGGCTGATATCATTGCCAAGCTGCAGGCGGGGCAGAAATTATCCAGCTCCTCACCCTTCAGTTCTGCCTTTAACTCCCTCAGCCTCGACAAGGAGAGCGGCCTGCTTATGTTCAAGGGAGACAAGAGGCCCCGGGTCTGGGTAGTCCCGAGGCAGCTCCGGAGGGATCTGATTTTTGCTGTGCACGACCTCCCCATGGGGGCCCACCGGAGGCCCGAGGAGACCTACAAGAAGCTGCGGTTGCTGGGATGGTGGCCGGGCATGCAGGAGCACGTGAGAGATTACTGTAGGAGCTGCTTGTTCTGCATCCCCCGGAATCTCATAGGCAGTGAGTTGAAGGTTATTGAGTCCCTGTGGCCCCTCAGGTCCACCGCCCCCTGGTCCAACCTGCAGATAGAGGTGGTGGGCCCAGTCACTGTCAGCGAGGAGGGCCACAAGCACGTGCTGATTGTGGCTGACCCCAACACCAGGTGGGTAGAGGCATTTCCGCTGAAGCCCTACACGCACATGGCCGTGGCCCAGGTGCTGCTTCAGCACTTGTTCGCGAGGTGGGGTGTTCCGGTGAGGCTGGAGGCCGCCCAGGGCCCCCAGTTTGCCCGCCATGTCCTGGTAAGCTGTGGGCTGGCCCTGGGAGCCCAGGTGGCCTCCTTGAGTAGGGACCTCCAGTTCCCCTGCCTGACGAGCTCCGGGGCCTACTGGGAATTCAAGAGGGCCCTCAAGGAGTTCATCTTCCTGCACGGCAAGAAGTGGGCGGCTTCCCTGCCCTTGCTGCACCTGGCCTTCAGGGCCTCCTCCAGCCAGGCCACACCGTTCCAGATCCTGACGGGGGGCGAGGAGAGGCTGACCGAGCCCCTGTGGTGGGAGATGAGCAGTGCAAACATCGAAGGGCTCAAGATGGATGTCTTCCTGCTACAGCTGATGGGGGAGCTGCTGGAGCTCCACTGGAGGGTGGCTGAGAAGACGAGTGAAAAGGCTGAGAATAGGCGTTTCAAGCGGGAGAGCCAGGAGAAGGAGTGGAATGTGGGTGACCAGGTCCTCTTGCTGTCCCTCCCCAGGAACGGCAGCAGTGCCAAGTGGGTGGGTCCCTTCTATATCGGGGACCGGCTGAGCCTGTCCCTCTACAGGGTCTGGGGCTTCCCAACCCCAGAGAAGCTTGGGTGCATCTATCCTAGCAGTCTGATGAAGACCTTTGCCAAGAGTGGCACCCCGCTGTCCTTCAAGGTCTTGGAGCAGTGA